A window of the Chloroflexus sp. Y-396-1 genome harbors these coding sequences:
- a CDS encoding A/G-specific adenine glycosylase, with translation MIEAIRSMLLHWFAKHGRDLPWRRTRDPYAIMVAEIMLQQTQVDRVIPKYQAFLTEFPTITALATASTADVIRLWAGLGYNRRAIHLQRAAQIIVEQYDGQVPASVAALRKLPGIGPYTAGAIACFAFEQDVVFLDTNIRRVVRRLCVGPDHWPAPSDTTLLAHAEELLPVGKGWEWNQAIMELGALICTATGPACWRCPLRQHCRAYTAAVAADSELVMTLATPQVKRVAETRSTEPFIGSRRWYRGRIIAALRHLPTGTVLPLAELGQRIRTDYTAEHETWLQKLVVDLARDGLLLVTEQGVRLPD, from the coding sequence ATGATCGAGGCAATTCGTTCTATGCTACTCCACTGGTTTGCTAAACACGGACGAGACCTGCCCTGGCGCCGAACCCGCGATCCCTACGCGATTATGGTCGCCGAAATTATGCTCCAGCAGACGCAGGTCGATCGAGTTATCCCCAAATATCAGGCGTTTTTGACGGAATTTCCCACTATAACAGCCCTGGCTACTGCTTCCACTGCGGATGTGATCAGATTGTGGGCCGGTCTTGGTTATAATCGGCGGGCAATTCATCTGCAACGTGCTGCCCAAATCATTGTAGAACAGTATGATGGTCAGGTTCCAGCATCGGTAGCAGCATTGCGTAAGCTTCCCGGGATTGGCCCTTACACTGCCGGTGCTATCGCCTGCTTTGCTTTCGAGCAAGATGTGGTCTTTCTGGATACCAATATTCGCCGTGTTGTGCGGCGGTTATGTGTTGGCCCTGATCACTGGCCCGCGCCATCTGATACAACACTTCTGGCCCATGCAGAAGAATTGTTGCCTGTGGGCAAAGGCTGGGAGTGGAATCAGGCTATCATGGAATTGGGGGCATTGATTTGCACTGCCACCGGCCCGGCCTGCTGGCGTTGCCCGTTACGCCAACACTGTCGTGCGTATACTGCTGCGGTTGCGGCTGATAGTGAGCTAGTAATGACTCTGGCCACTCCGCAGGTGAAACGAGTGGCTGAAACTCGCTCTACCGAGCCGTTTATTGGATCAAGACGCTGGTATCGCGGTCGAATCATCGCTGCGTTGCGGCATTTACCAACAGGAACAGTGTTACCTTTGGCTGAATTAGGGCAACGAATACGCACCGATTATACTGCGGAGCACGAAACCTGGTTGCAGAAACTGGTCGTTGATCTGGCTCGCGACGGTCTGCTGCTTGTAACCGAACAAGGGGTTCGTTTGCCCGACTAA
- the rimO gene encoding 30S ribosomal protein S12 methylthiotransferase RimO, translating into MKYHIVTLGCPKNAVDSEGMDSLLSTQGHQAVASADEADVIIVNTCSFIAAARAETLGVLKELANRKRPHQRLIAAGCMAQSHPQEITAVQGVDATIGTQQWTQINVLVSQLDHPVIPLTPGQTAVTIPLIPASSNGQPLSYADWRTTQIRRTRHTPSAYLKISDGCNLRCAFCTIPSFKGDMRSKPVGAVLAEAQELVAQGTREIILVAQHLTDYGRDLGLKDGLALLLEELCQVTPPDIWIRLMYAYPHGISERLITTMATHKQICHYLDMPLQHAHPATLRRMRRPPDTDRTLKLIAELRAAMPDIALRSTFIVGYPGETTAEFNALLEFLQTAQLDRVGAFRYSREPGTPAAELPDQVRPQVIERRWHELMRLQQQISFTRNQRWIGRTLTVLIEGNGSADDGSQLSVGRSFRDAPEIDGQVFVWGNFPIGQMLPVRITQAAEYDLWGEVVG; encoded by the coding sequence ATGAAATATCATATTGTGACGCTAGGCTGCCCCAAAAATGCAGTGGATAGCGAAGGCATGGACAGCCTGCTCAGCACGCAGGGTCACCAAGCTGTTGCATCGGCTGATGAAGCTGATGTCATTATTGTCAATACATGTAGCTTTATTGCTGCTGCTCGAGCTGAGACGCTCGGTGTCTTAAAAGAACTGGCCAACCGTAAACGGCCCCACCAGCGACTCATTGCAGCCGGGTGTATGGCCCAAAGCCATCCGCAGGAAATTACGGCTGTGCAAGGAGTAGATGCGACAATTGGTACTCAACAATGGACACAGATTAACGTGCTGGTTAGCCAGCTCGACCATCCGGTGATCCCATTGACGCCGGGGCAGACGGCTGTGACCATTCCCCTCATACCGGCGTCATCGAACGGTCAACCGCTATCGTATGCCGATTGGCGTACCACCCAGATTCGACGTACACGCCATACACCCTCGGCGTATCTCAAAATCTCAGACGGTTGTAATCTGCGCTGTGCTTTCTGCACGATCCCCAGTTTCAAGGGCGACATGCGCTCGAAGCCGGTCGGTGCTGTATTGGCCGAGGCACAAGAGCTGGTTGCGCAGGGAACCCGTGAAATTATTCTGGTTGCCCAGCACCTGACCGATTATGGTCGCGATCTCGGTCTGAAGGATGGTCTGGCTCTTCTCTTGGAAGAATTATGTCAGGTGACACCGCCAGACATCTGGATCAGACTGATGTATGCGTACCCGCACGGTATCAGCGAGCGGCTCATCACCACGATGGCTACTCACAAACAGATTTGCCACTACCTCGATATGCCGCTCCAGCATGCCCATCCAGCCACCTTGCGCCGCATGCGACGGCCACCTGATACCGATCGAACGCTCAAACTCATTGCCGAACTCCGGGCGGCGATGCCTGATATTGCTCTTCGCTCGACGTTTATTGTTGGCTACCCTGGCGAAACCACGGCTGAGTTCAATGCACTCCTCGAATTCTTGCAAACGGCCCAACTCGACCGGGTTGGTGCATTCCGCTATTCACGTGAGCCGGGTACACCGGCAGCCGAACTACCCGACCAGGTACGTCCACAAGTTATCGAGCGACGATGGCACGAATTGATGCGCCTACAACAACAGATTTCGTTCACCCGTAATCAGCGCTGGATTGGGCGCACATTGACGGTGTTGATCGAAGGGAACGGCAGCGCCGATGATGGGAGCCAGTTGAGCGTTGGTCGATCATTTCGCGATGCACCCGAAATTGATGGTCAGGTCTTTGTTTGGGGCAATTTTCCCATCGGGCAGATGCTACCTGTGCGTATTACGCAAGCTGCCGAGTACGACTTGTGGGGTGAAGTAGTTGGATAA
- a CDS encoding polyprenyl synthetase family protein gives MPMITENDVRHQIQAEMRAAFPVVEGRLSRFYAMQEYHLGWRNEDLTPTTADPGKLIRPQLVLLACAAAGGDPQRALPLAAGVQLLHDFSLIHDDIEDDSAMRRGRRTLWHIWGLAHGINAGDAMFVIAHLAIHRLADRGLPAERVLTILRRFDEIILRICEGQYLDLSFEGDLSISPDDYLTMIGGKTAALIAGSAELGARAAGATEETVTALADFGRAVGLAFQIEDDILGVWGAPEQTGKPFAADLYRRKVSLPVVHALSHSPDRERLAELYRQPVLGDDAVKQALAILDAAGSRSFCAAIANEYHRAAFDALDRLHPSTDAAAAARDRLRALTQSLIGRQY, from the coding sequence ATGCCTATGATAACAGAGAACGACGTTCGTCACCAGATTCAGGCGGAAATGCGGGCAGCATTTCCGGTGGTTGAAGGACGGCTAAGCCGGTTTTACGCGATGCAGGAATATCATCTGGGTTGGCGAAACGAAGATCTGACACCCACAACTGCCGATCCAGGGAAGCTGATCCGTCCACAGCTTGTGTTGTTAGCATGTGCTGCTGCTGGTGGTGATCCACAACGAGCCTTGCCGCTGGCAGCCGGTGTGCAGTTGTTACACGATTTCTCGCTTATCCACGACGACATCGAAGACGACAGTGCCATGCGACGAGGGCGGCGCACTCTCTGGCATATCTGGGGGTTGGCGCACGGGATCAACGCCGGTGATGCAATGTTTGTCATTGCGCACTTAGCCATTCATCGGCTGGCCGATCGTGGGCTGCCAGCCGAGCGAGTGCTGACGATCCTCCGTCGGTTTGATGAGATCATCTTACGTATCTGTGAAGGTCAGTATCTCGATCTCAGTTTCGAGGGTGATTTGAGCATCTCACCCGATGATTATCTGACGATGATCGGCGGTAAGACCGCAGCACTCATTGCTGGCTCCGCTGAACTTGGTGCTCGCGCTGCCGGTGCTACCGAGGAGACGGTAACAGCTCTAGCTGATTTTGGTCGTGCAGTGGGGTTAGCATTTCAGATCGAAGATGACATTTTGGGTGTTTGGGGAGCACCAGAACAAACCGGTAAGCCGTTTGCCGCTGATTTGTATCGCCGTAAAGTGAGTTTACCGGTCGTGCATGCGCTGAGTCATAGTCCTGATCGCGAGCGACTGGCCGAACTCTACCGCCAACCTGTGCTTGGTGATGATGCGGTGAAACAGGCCCTGGCCATTCTTGATGCTGCTGGGTCACGATCTTTCTGTGCTGCAATAGCCAACGAGTATCATCGGGCCGCCTTCGATGCTCTTGATCGTCTCCATCCATCTACGGATGCTGCCGCTGCGGCCCGCGACCGTTTGCGTGCGCTCACACAAAGCCTGATTGGCCGTCAATATTAG
- a CDS encoding helix-turn-helix domain-containing protein, with the protein MSELGARLRRARETNGISLAQAAADTRILLQSLQALEEGAFERLPSDVVARGFIRNYSQYLGLPVDEMIELYRRERGATDKIRIVPATHPPRTRMYVLPSFFAIFFITLVLIGLAYVGLSALGQIGERATPSAAVVPSPTIVPPSPLPTPEPPTAVSAPTTLPATPVVTPTVPPTPEPTPTLAAPIVVEVRVPAVRGNENSWVRVQVDGTTVFESIMRAGEQRTFTAQRRVFIRAGNPTDVEVTVNGLQQGPLGTVPGQPVNWSWPPN; encoded by the coding sequence ATGAGTGAGTTGGGCGCGCGTCTCCGACGGGCGCGAGAGACAAACGGTATATCACTGGCTCAGGCAGCGGCTGATACCCGTATTCTCTTGCAATCGTTGCAAGCGCTGGAAGAGGGTGCATTTGAGCGTTTGCCAAGTGATGTTGTTGCCCGTGGTTTCATTCGCAATTATTCACAGTACCTCGGGCTGCCCGTTGATGAAATGATCGAACTCTACCGGCGCGAGCGCGGTGCTACTGATAAAATTCGGATTGTGCCTGCAACACATCCGCCTCGTACTCGCATGTATGTTCTGCCCAGTTTTTTTGCTATTTTCTTCATTACCCTGGTGTTGATCGGGCTAGCATACGTTGGTTTAAGCGCTCTTGGGCAAATTGGCGAACGGGCAACCCCCTCTGCCGCTGTCGTTCCGTCACCAACCATTGTTCCACCATCACCTTTACCAACGCCTGAACCACCAACTGCCGTAAGTGCGCCAACCACTCTGCCGGCAACCCCTGTTGTGACACCTACCGTTCCTCCCACGCCTGAGCCGACGCCAACGCTTGCGGCGCCCATTGTGGTTGAGGTACGGGTGCCTGCCGTCCGCGGGAATGAGAATTCCTGGGTACGGGTGCAGGTTGATGGGACAACAGTCTTTGAATCTATCATGCGCGCTGGCGAACAACGAACGTTCACTGCTCAGCGCCGGGTCTTTATTCGGGCCGGTAATCCGACCGATGTTGAAGTGACGGTTAACGGCCTTCAGCAAGGACCGCTCGGTACCGTGCCCGGGCAGCCGGTAAACTGGTCGTGGCCACCGAACTAA
- a CDS encoding bifunctional (p)ppGpp synthetase/guanosine-3',5'-bis(diphosphate) 3'-pyrophosphohydrolase, with amino-acid sequence MDEIATTAQALELTATIPDECKPDNLSPLAAELLQHPVMHIIVKQQQKRGCQTSLEAVQAAFVKAYHSPSVEALIARHRDYLPSADFDLIRRSYALAAIAHEGQRRQSGEPYLDHPIAVAIILLDLRLDTESIAAALLHDVVEDSGVPINVIEHFFGQQVASLVDGVTKLSGYESKSKEEAQAGTYRKLIIASADDPRVVLIKLADRLHNMRTIHATPPQKQQRVARETLDIYAPLAHRLGMWQMKSELEDLAFKTLHPDRYQEIARGLAMRKEARDRIVQKIIAQLKEMLAREGIKAEVTGRSKHIYSIWRKMERKGVPLERIYDQLAVRIIVDDPNNEVGACYQALGVVHGKMNWTPVMSEFDDYIAAPKESSYRSIHTTVILPEGLHCEVQIRSTKMHEEAEHGIAAHWRYKEGFNTRSDRDYENKIRWLRELISWRNETTDREFVDMLRAEFEERVFVFTPKGKIIDLPEGSTPVDFAYRIHSEVGHSCIGAKVNDRLVPLDYELRNGEIVEILTSKHQRGPSRDWLRFVKTPSARNHIKRYFRRLEREENIAAGREMLEKELKRYGLTQVSFEKLVELAGPTVRSIDDLFYQIGVDDLNERTLVQKLLSEQQLSQAQSEQAEQEQQLQLPRAPQPIARVSASGEIYLEGTGKIASRLARCCNPVFGEPIVGFTTRGRGVTVHRTDCRTIQNLSATERNRLMPVCWGNTIGSNQFFPVPLRIEAWDRVGLWRDISNVIADAGINIADVSQGKRWANGRTVLNVTVSLQSMAQLSPLLEKINRIPDVIDVYRKT; translated from the coding sequence ATGGATGAGATAGCAACTACCGCTCAAGCACTTGAGCTAACGGCAACGATACCGGATGAGTGCAAACCAGATAACCTTTCTCCACTGGCAGCCGAACTGCTTCAGCACCCGGTAATGCACATTATCGTTAAACAGCAACAAAAGCGTGGCTGTCAAACATCTCTCGAAGCGGTGCAAGCAGCTTTTGTGAAAGCCTATCATTCGCCTTCAGTTGAAGCCTTGATTGCCCGCCATCGTGATTACCTCCCCTCTGCCGATTTTGATCTCATCCGCCGTTCGTATGCTCTCGCTGCAATTGCCCACGAAGGACAACGCCGACAGTCAGGTGAGCCGTATCTTGATCATCCGATTGCAGTTGCCATCATTCTGCTCGACCTGCGTCTCGACACCGAATCAATTGCTGCCGCGCTCCTGCACGACGTGGTCGAGGATAGCGGTGTGCCGATTAACGTCATCGAACACTTCTTCGGTCAGCAGGTTGCCAGTCTGGTTGATGGAGTTACAAAGCTTTCCGGTTACGAGAGCAAGAGCAAAGAAGAAGCTCAAGCCGGGACATACCGCAAACTCATTATTGCTTCTGCCGACGATCCACGGGTTGTGCTGATCAAGCTGGCCGACCGATTGCATAACATGCGAACCATTCACGCTACCCCACCGCAAAAGCAGCAGCGGGTAGCCCGTGAAACTCTCGACATTTATGCGCCGCTCGCCCATCGCCTCGGGATGTGGCAGATGAAGTCGGAACTGGAGGATTTGGCATTTAAGACGCTTCACCCTGATCGCTATCAAGAGATTGCCCGCGGTCTGGCGATGCGCAAAGAGGCGCGTGACCGGATCGTGCAAAAAATTATTGCCCAACTGAAAGAGATGTTGGCTCGCGAGGGCATCAAGGCCGAGGTGACCGGTCGCTCAAAGCACATTTACTCGATCTGGCGCAAAATGGAACGAAAAGGTGTGCCTCTCGAGCGCATCTATGATCAGCTTGCCGTGCGGATTATTGTTGACGATCCAAATAATGAGGTAGGCGCGTGTTATCAGGCGCTGGGGGTAGTACACGGCAAGATGAATTGGACGCCGGTTATGTCGGAGTTTGACGATTATATTGCTGCCCCGAAAGAGAGTTCATATCGCTCGATCCACACGACCGTCATTTTGCCGGAAGGGTTGCACTGTGAAGTGCAGATTCGTTCGACGAAGATGCACGAAGAAGCCGAGCACGGCATTGCAGCACACTGGCGCTATAAAGAGGGCTTCAATACCCGCAGTGATCGCGATTACGAGAACAAAATTCGCTGGTTACGTGAGCTGATCTCCTGGCGCAATGAAACGACCGACCGCGAATTTGTCGATATGTTACGCGCCGAATTTGAAGAGCGCGTCTTTGTTTTCACGCCAAAAGGAAAAATTATCGATCTCCCCGAAGGATCAACACCGGTCGATTTTGCGTATCGTATTCACTCTGAAGTGGGGCACAGTTGTATCGGTGCGAAAGTCAATGACCGCTTGGTACCGCTCGATTACGAGTTACGAAACGGTGAAATTGTTGAGATTCTAACCTCGAAACACCAGCGCGGCCCCAGTCGCGACTGGTTGCGTTTTGTGAAGACACCCTCGGCCCGGAACCATATTAAGCGATATTTCCGCAGGCTCGAACGTGAAGAAAACATTGCTGCCGGGCGCGAAATGCTCGAAAAGGAGCTGAAGCGCTATGGTTTAACGCAGGTCAGTTTCGAGAAGCTGGTTGAGCTGGCCGGCCCAACCGTGCGCTCGATTGATGACCTCTTCTACCAGATCGGGGTTGATGACCTAAACGAGCGGACACTCGTTCAGAAGCTGTTAAGCGAACAACAGCTTTCACAGGCACAGAGCGAACAAGCGGAACAGGAACAACAACTACAACTACCGCGTGCTCCCCAACCAATAGCCCGAGTCAGCGCCAGTGGTGAGATTTATCTCGAAGGTACCGGTAAAATTGCCTCACGGCTTGCACGCTGTTGTAACCCGGTTTTTGGTGAACCGATAGTTGGTTTTACAACCCGTGGTCGGGGTGTTACCGTTCATCGCACCGATTGTCGCACGATCCAGAATCTCAGTGCTACCGAACGCAATCGTCTGATGCCGGTATGTTGGGGGAATACCATTGGATCAAATCAGTTCTTCCCGGTACCGTTGCGGATCGAAGCCTGGGATCGAGTAGGATTGTGGCGCGATATTTCAAATGTGATCGCCGATGCCGGTATTAATATTGCCGACGTGAGTCAGGGCAAGCGCTGGGCCAACGGTCGCACCGTCCTGAATGTGACGGTCTCGCTACAATCGATGGCTCAACTGTCGCCGTTGCTCGAGAAAATTAACCGCATTCCTGATGTGATTGATGTCTACCGTAAGACGTAG
- a CDS encoding ATP-binding protein: MHTIPSALRSTVIGLWIAALLVGVISSLLAPPITIDLATLLATILFAVGLTVFEALTIVNQSDRPLAVTLAVLIGAMIILPWPLFLLATAIGAIAGALARQAEWWQALVLASIRWIALTAGSVVLIMSVQQHTFEANVASPLAFFGLISCGLIIYFIERLASASLTAPNTGERFLSALHWRLDDAGWYALIYAPFGGVLAILWQQDVWAFVLGMAPLMMAQISLRRQHQLEEALNVTDKQLRAVNERLLALSRQTEHLQSLMVALLTSRDVPTMLNLLGERLSALMDADSAWVTLYDDQGTLQLIATHHLPVATGGVGPQPIPLPHAYETALERGRVTLFTNQHVQMLAPVAALTQQSTWQAIIMLPLLDEQRPLGAVCLAFETVRGLKEDEQRLLAAFARHVATAIQNARLFRRWQESQIELGRSAKLAAVGTFAASIAHEFNNLLAGMLGYAQLGLADNNVDIKNEALKVVLDTCKRGRSITGSLLTFARRRDSRRELSDLREVIEGTLTLMEIELRKHNIRVVRHIDMVPPTVCDAGQISQVFLNLLTNARDAMKPQGGTLTVTLSSDDKWICLQVEDTGCGIPEAIRRQIFQPFVTTKNTTGSQSGTGLGLAVSYGIINNHNGHFEVESEVGKGTKMTIRLPIVSEEPAEATAAPIPALRMLVIDDDEASARTLTTILEQAGHQVTYCAHSGEAVSIYTAQPFDIVLSDVVMPELDGISLLNVLRSYDPTASVILFTGQIEPDQVATMAASGAYAVLRKPFSADELLATVQAAYHDRERTKRALAGVAEAIR; this comes from the coding sequence ATGCACACCATTCCATCAGCTCTTCGCAGTACGGTGATAGGATTGTGGATTGCTGCCTTATTGGTGGGCGTGATCTCTAGCCTGCTGGCCCCGCCAATCACTATCGATCTGGCAACCTTGCTTGCTACCATTCTCTTTGCGGTGGGACTAACCGTCTTTGAAGCACTCACGATTGTGAATCAATCTGACCGTCCTCTAGCAGTGACTCTAGCTGTGTTAATTGGGGCAATGATCATTTTGCCCTGGCCACTCTTTTTACTGGCGACGGCCATTGGTGCTATCGCGGGGGCATTAGCGCGTCAAGCTGAATGGTGGCAGGCGCTTGTCCTGGCATCTATTCGCTGGATTGCCCTCACTGCTGGCAGCGTTGTTCTTATCATGTCTGTTCAGCAGCACACATTTGAAGCTAACGTTGCCTCACCGCTCGCCTTCTTCGGTCTGATCAGTTGTGGTCTGATCATCTACTTTATCGAGCGGCTGGCCAGTGCCAGTCTAACAGCCCCGAATACCGGTGAACGTTTTCTCTCTGCACTGCACTGGCGACTGGATGATGCTGGCTGGTATGCGTTGATCTACGCGCCGTTTGGTGGAGTATTGGCAATTCTCTGGCAGCAGGATGTGTGGGCGTTTGTGCTGGGGATGGCGCCACTGATGATGGCGCAGATCAGTCTGCGTCGTCAGCATCAGCTAGAAGAAGCCCTGAACGTTACCGACAAGCAACTGCGAGCAGTGAATGAACGTCTCCTTGCTCTCTCGCGCCAGACCGAGCATCTGCAAAGCCTTATGGTTGCACTGCTGACCAGTCGTGATGTACCGACAATGCTTAATTTACTTGGCGAGCGGCTGAGCGCTTTGATGGACGCTGACAGTGCGTGGGTAACACTTTACGATGATCAGGGGACTCTTCAGTTGATCGCCACACACCATTTGCCGGTAGCTACAGGTGGTGTCGGTCCACAACCGATCCCTCTCCCGCACGCCTATGAAACTGCCCTGGAGCGCGGACGGGTCACTCTCTTTACAAATCAGCATGTCCAGATGCTGGCGCCGGTCGCTGCTTTGACGCAGCAATCCACCTGGCAGGCAATTATTATGTTGCCGTTACTCGATGAGCAACGTCCGCTCGGTGCAGTCTGTCTGGCGTTCGAGACAGTGCGTGGTCTGAAAGAAGATGAGCAGCGTCTGCTTGCTGCCTTTGCCCGCCACGTGGCGACAGCCATTCAAAATGCCCGGCTCTTTCGGCGCTGGCAAGAATCGCAAATCGAATTGGGGCGCTCGGCGAAACTTGCAGCCGTGGGCACTTTTGCCGCCAGTATCGCTCATGAATTCAACAACCTGCTGGCAGGTATGTTAGGGTATGCTCAGTTGGGCTTGGCTGACAATAACGTTGACATAAAAAATGAAGCCCTCAAAGTCGTCCTCGACACCTGTAAGCGTGGTCGTAGTATTACCGGTAGTCTGTTGACCTTTGCCCGTCGGCGTGATTCGCGTCGTGAACTGTCAGACCTGCGCGAAGTGATTGAAGGAACTCTCACGCTCATGGAGATTGAGCTGCGTAAACATAACATTCGGGTTGTGCGTCACATTGATATGGTTCCGCCTACCGTCTGTGATGCTGGTCAGATCTCGCAAGTATTCTTAAATCTGTTGACCAATGCCCGTGACGCGATGAAACCACAGGGTGGTACGCTAACCGTAACCCTTTCTTCGGATGACAAATGGATCTGCTTGCAGGTCGAAGATACCGGTTGTGGCATCCCCGAAGCGATTCGACGGCAAATCTTCCAACCGTTTGTGACAACAAAAAACACAACTGGCAGCCAATCGGGTACCGGCCTAGGGCTGGCCGTCTCGTATGGCATTATCAACAATCACAATGGTCATTTTGAAGTCGAGAGTGAGGTTGGCAAAGGCACAAAGATGACAATTCGACTGCCGATCGTGTCGGAAGAACCGGCTGAAGCTACGGCAGCACCCATTCCGGCGCTACGGATGCTCGTTATCGACGATGATGAAGCATCGGCGCGCACGCTCACTACTATTCTTGAACAGGCTGGTCATCAGGTGACCTACTGTGCACACAGCGGTGAGGCGGTTTCGATCTACACAGCGCAGCCGTTTGATATTGTGTTGAGCGACGTGGTTATGCCTGAACTCGATGGGATCAGTTTGCTTAATGTCTTGCGGAGTTATGACCCAACCGCGAGTGTTATTCTATTTACCGGTCAGATCGAACCCGACCAGGTAGCCACCATGGCTGCCAGTGGTGCCTATGCGGTACTACGCAAGCCTTTTTCGGCGGATGAACTGTTAGCGACGGTACAGGCGGCCTACCATGATCGTGAACGGACCAAACGAGCGTTAGCAGGGGTTGCCGAAGCTATTCGCTAG
- a CDS encoding YajQ family cyclic di-GMP-binding protein, which produces MPAENSFDIVSDFDQQELVNAVDQTLREAQTRYDLKDAGVTLTLSKTELVIEADSEMSLRSVRDILETKALRRKLSLKIFDYGKPTDASGGRVRQVVTLRRGIDSELAKKLSKMIRERFPKVQPRIQGDSLRVVGKSRDELQAVIAFLREREGEIPVPLQMTNYR; this is translated from the coding sequence ATGCCAGCAGAAAATAGCTTTGATATTGTCTCAGACTTCGATCAGCAAGAGTTAGTAAATGCGGTTGATCAAACATTACGCGAAGCGCAGACCCGCTACGATCTGAAAGATGCCGGTGTAACGCTAACGCTCAGTAAAACCGAACTGGTGATTGAAGCTGACAGCGAAATGAGTCTGCGTAGTGTCCGTGATATATTGGAGACGAAGGCATTACGGCGAAAATTATCGCTCAAAATCTTCGATTACGGCAAACCAACTGACGCCAGCGGTGGTCGGGTACGACAGGTCGTCACCTTACGCCGTGGCATCGATAGTGAGTTGGCTAAAAAGCTGAGCAAAATGATCCGGGAACGTTTTCCCAAGGTTCAGCCCCGTATTCAAGGCGACTCACTGCGCGTAGTAGGAAAGAGTCGCGATGAACTGCAAGCAGTTATTGCGTTTCTCCGCGAACGTGAAGGTGAGATTCCGGTGCCCTTACAAATGACAAATTACCGCTAG
- a CDS encoding BlaI/MecI/CopY family transcriptional regulator: MAFNLRFRFSPTKDGLVKVLGPLETEIMQILWQEGASTVKKVHRKLAQQRDIAYTTVMTTMSRLADKGVLQRERDGLAYVYTPVISEDEFVNMIVQQVIDGLLDDYSDAAISYMVDHLAKNNPTELRRLQQEIGRRLNGTK, from the coding sequence ATGGCATTCAACCTACGCTTCCGCTTCAGTCCGACGAAAGATGGGCTTGTCAAGGTACTGGGGCCACTTGAGACCGAAATCATGCAAATTCTCTGGCAAGAAGGCGCGAGCACAGTGAAGAAGGTTCATCGTAAACTGGCCCAACAGCGTGATATTGCATACACAACTGTCATGACGACGATGAGCCGTCTCGCCGATAAGGGTGTGTTACAACGTGAGCGCGATGGGTTGGCGTATGTCTACACTCCCGTAATTTCCGAAGATGAATTTGTTAATATGATTGTTCAGCAGGTAATCGATGGCTTGCTCGACGATTACAGTGATGCAGCCATCTCTTATATGGTTGATCATCTGGCGAAGAACAATCCTACTGAATTACGCCGTTTGCAACAAGAGATCGGTCGGCGATTAAACGGCACGAAGTGA